One stretch of Nitrospirota bacterium DNA includes these proteins:
- a CDS encoding peptidyl-prolyl cis-trans isomerase: protein MSYGDFCLKHVNLYNLFLIASTAILLFTFSEGLAKSFEDKIIAIVNNEIITESELEGSNLFPDKSVSSLIEKKLQLQTAQKKGLIASESEILSAIEDIKRVNSFRNDKEFEDALLRDGSSIEKYKKDLRDQLIILKLVNKEVKSKITINNKEIEDYYIANKTKFLLPEEIKIAYIQIPFKSSDSPEAVQTLEKRIKDMLKDSKNNNKSFSEIIRSFKGIPEVNVNENSGYVKKGHLLKELDKAAFDMNKDEVSDVITTGSGFYILKVLDRKTIDYRSLNDIREDVNNMLIQEKTEKTYKEWLLNIKTSSYIEIM from the coding sequence GTGAGCTATGGAGATTTTTGCTTGAAACATGTAAACTTATATAATTTATTTTTAATAGCTTCAACAGCTATCCTTCTTTTTACCTTCTCCGAAGGTCTTGCAAAATCTTTTGAAGATAAAATTATTGCAATTGTAAATAATGAGATAATAACTGAAAGCGAACTTGAAGGCTCAAATTTATTTCCTGATAAGTCTGTTTCATCTTTAATAGAAAAAAAACTTCAGCTACAAACAGCACAGAAAAAAGGTTTAATAGCATCTGAGTCTGAAATATTATCCGCTATTGAGGACATAAAAAGGGTTAATTCATTCAGGAACGATAAGGAATTTGAAGATGCTTTATTAAGAGACGGATCCTCTATTGAGAAATATAAGAAGGACCTGAGAGACCAACTGATCATTCTGAAACTTGTTAATAAAGAGGTAAAATCAAAAATAACTATAAACAACAAAGAAATTGAAGATTATTATATTGCTAATAAGACGAAATTTTTACTCCCGGAAGAGATAAAAATTGCTTATATTCAAATACCTTTCAAATCATCAGATTCCCCAGAGGCAGTTCAAACATTAGAAAAAAGGATCAAAGATATGCTGAAGGATTCTAAGAATAATAATAAGTCCTTCAGTGAAATTATAAGGTCATTTAAAGGGATTCCAGAGGTTAATGTAAATGAAAATTCCGGGTACGTTAAAAAGGGCCATCTTTTGAAAGAATTAGATAAAGCGGCGTTTGATATGAATAAAGATGAAGTAAGTGATGTTATTACAACCGGATCAGGCTTTTATATTTTAAAGGTATTGGACAGAAAAACTATAGATTATAGGTCATTGAATGATATAAGGGAAGATGTAAACAATATGCTTATACAGGAAAAAACAGAAAAAACATACAAAGAATGGCTATTAAATATTAAAACATCTTCATATATAGAGATTATGTAA
- the dnaN gene encoding DNA polymerase III subunit beta, producing MESHIQGSNLKFQIAKDVFFHALQRVQGIVERKSSIPMSANIKIEGSGDTSKISITATDLDIGVQGLYPAKIINSGGIVVAGKKMFEIIRELPSGDVSFEVEDRKHVIIRAGKSIFKISGFITEDYPSLPEMTEESMLATETGVFKEMIRKIFFSIPEAEARQVLNGALLEIEEGEDKLINLKMIGTDGHRLAVCGRTIKGGNASYEKREEGQQIVIPKKTLNEIRRFMDTEGEFKIGIGDKLLFFKGGDVYLTSRLIEGTYPNYKQVIPQKGEHEVQVNRLDFINAVKRVSVMSREKTKAILIEFTEGKAVLRSRDQEIGEATEEVDLNYKGPGITLGLNHQYLIEALDSMEDEDVTFNMQTNLSPCIIKQESDPDSLCIVMPMRVQEAE from the coding sequence ATGGAGAGTCACATACAGGGTTCAAACCTTAAATTTCAGATTGCAAAGGATGTTTTTTTCCATGCACTACAGCGTGTGCAGGGGATTGTTGAGAGAAAAAGCTCTATACCCATGAGTGCAAATATAAAGATTGAAGGAAGCGGGGATACATCAAAAATCTCAATAACTGCCACTGACCTTGATATAGGGGTACAGGGATTATATCCGGCTAAGATAATTAATAGCGGCGGGATAGTTGTAGCAGGCAAGAAGATGTTTGAGATTATACGAGAGCTGCCGTCAGGTGATGTTTCTTTTGAAGTAGAAGACAGGAAGCATGTAATAATCAGGGCAGGGAAAAGCATTTTTAAGATTAGCGGGTTTATTACAGAGGATTACCCTTCTCTGCCTGAGATGACTGAAGAAAGTATGTTAGCTACAGAGACCGGTGTTTTTAAAGAGATGATAAGAAAGATATTCTTTTCCATACCTGAGGCAGAGGCAAGGCAGGTACTTAACGGCGCGCTGCTTGAGATAGAAGAAGGGGAGGATAAGTTAATAAACTTAAAAATGATTGGAACGGATGGTCATAGGCTTGCTGTATGCGGCAGGACTATTAAAGGCGGCAATGCCTCTTATGAAAAAAGAGAGGAAGGACAACAGATAGTTATTCCCAAAAAGACATTAAATGAGATACGCCGATTCATGGATACAGAAGGAGAATTCAAGATTGGTATAGGAGATAAACTTCTATTCTTTAAGGGGGGAGATGTATATCTGACATCAAGACTAATAGAAGGAACCTATCCTAATTACAAACAGGTAATACCACAGAAGGGAGAGCATGAGGTACAGGTAAACAGGCTCGATTTCATAAATGCAGTAAAAAGGGTTTCTGTAATGTCCAGGGAAAAGACCAAGGCAATACTGATAGAATTTACAGAGGGAAAGGCAGTGCTCAGGTCCAGGGACCAGGAGATAGGAGAGGCCACAGAAGAGGTTGATTTAAATTACAAAGGACCCGGGATTACACTTGGCCTCAACCATCAATATCTCATTGAGGCCCTTGACTCAATGGAGGACGAAGACGTCACATTTAATATGCAGACCAATCTAAGCCCCTGTATAATCAAACAGGAAAGCGACCCTGATTCATTATGTATAGTAATGCCAATGAGGGTTCAGGAGGCGGAGTAA
- the dnaA gene encoding chromosomal replication initiator protein DnaA, with amino-acid sequence MDIWELSLKEIENTLTRQSYENWFRSTKLHSFHENIVEIGVPSAFLGKWLKDHFIEVIETTLKKVTGIDNLIIEFVVCEDLKKELAENIAPSTSFKKKRDDKLNPKYTFSSFVVGPSNQFAHAATRAVAESPGKVYNPLFIYSGVGLGKTHLLHAIGNHILNTKPSLRILYVSSEQFTNEVIQAILNDKTVELRGKYRNNTDILLMDDIQFIAGKERTVEEFFHTFNTLYEAHKQIVITSDKFPKDIHNIDERLRSRFEWGLLADIQPPDLETRVAIIKKKAVGEFPNIHFSDDIALFLAENIKTNVRELEGALIRLGAFSSLTGQELTPEMAKRVFKDIIREKEEKITPEKIQKAITAHFNVKLSDLKSKKRTKILVVPRQIAMYLCRELLKMSFPEIGRLFGGKDHSTVIYACNIIEQQKIKDNNTNFLLEEIIKKIKEGS; translated from the coding sequence ATGGATATCTGGGAACTGAGTCTTAAAGAGATAGAGAATACCCTTACAAGACAGAGTTATGAAAACTGGTTCAGGTCAACCAAACTCCATTCTTTTCACGAAAATATAGTAGAAATAGGTGTTCCAAGTGCTTTTCTCGGTAAGTGGCTAAAGGATCATTTTATAGAAGTTATAGAAACTACCTTAAAAAAGGTTACAGGCATTGATAATTTAATCATAGAATTTGTTGTATGCGAGGACTTAAAAAAGGAGCTTGCTGAAAACATAGCACCGTCTACATCGTTCAAGAAAAAAAGGGATGATAAATTAAATCCCAAATATACCTTTTCATCTTTTGTTGTAGGACCAAGTAATCAGTTTGCCCACGCTGCAACAAGGGCTGTTGCAGAATCTCCAGGCAAGGTATATAACCCGTTATTTATTTACAGCGGGGTTGGGCTTGGAAAAACACATCTGTTACATGCAATAGGAAATCACATTCTAAACACAAAACCATCTTTAAGAATACTATACGTCTCTTCTGAACAATTTACGAATGAGGTTATACAGGCAATATTAAACGACAAGACAGTAGAACTTAGGGGTAAATACAGGAATAACACAGACATATTGTTAATGGATGATATACAGTTTATAGCAGGAAAGGAAAGGACTGTTGAAGAGTTTTTTCATACGTTCAATACCCTTTATGAAGCACACAAACAGATAGTAATTACAAGCGATAAATTTCCAAAAGATATACATAACATTGACGAGAGGTTACGTTCAAGATTCGAGTGGGGACTACTGGCAGACATACAACCTCCGGACCTGGAAACAAGGGTCGCAATTATAAAAAAGAAGGCAGTCGGTGAATTTCCAAATATACATTTCTCTGATGATATTGCCTTGTTTCTTGCGGAAAATATCAAGACAAACGTCCGGGAATTAGAAGGGGCTTTGATTAGATTAGGAGCTTTTTCCTCTCTTACAGGGCAGGAGCTTACACCTGAAATGGCGAAACGGGTTTTCAAAGACATAATCAGGGAAAAGGAAGAAAAGATAACACCGGAAAAGATTCAGAAGGCAATTACAGCACATTTTAACGTAAAGCTTTCAGACCTTAAATCAAAGAAGAGGACAAAGATACTTGTTGTCCCGAGGCAGATAGCCATGTACCTGTGCAGGGAACTGCTCAAGATGTCGTTTCCGGAGATTGGAAGACTATTCGGAGGAAAAGACCATTCAACAGTAATTTATGCATGCAATATAATAGAACAGCAAAAGATTAAGGACAATAATACAAACTTTTTACTTGAAGAGATTATTAAGAAGATAAAGGAGGGGAGCTGA
- a CDS encoding peptidylprolyl isomerase: MMRKKIFVYVVACSLLFISTACEKGEKTSKSGGGGSDTVVAKINNEKITLSDFNERLKEVPQLAHGGDVDLQTKKGFLDNLIVRELLYQEALKSGIDKDKETAKFIEEMKKRVVVERFFKKEIDEKAKVSEEDLKKYYNENPEEAKNPVDVRVAHILVKSREEADMIKNKIKSGAKFEDMAKAYSIDHGSKVKGGDLGFFSKGMMVPEFEDAAFKLKKGEVSDLVQTRYGFHIIKLIDKKEGKARGFDEVKKDLENKLINKRRKDSFDSMVAGLKSKAKITINEELLKQGSPEMPQGHPEIK; the protein is encoded by the coding sequence ATGATGAGAAAAAAGATTTTTGTATATGTAGTTGCATGTAGTCTGCTTTTCATTTCCACTGCTTGTGAAAAGGGAGAAAAAACATCGAAAAGTGGGGGCGGAGGCAGTGATACTGTTGTAGCCAAGATTAATAATGAAAAGATAACTCTATCTGATTTTAATGAGAGGCTTAAAGAAGTTCCGCAATTGGCACATGGAGGGGACGTTGACCTTCAGACTAAAAAAGGTTTTCTTGATAACCTAATAGTCAGGGAGTTACTTTATCAGGAGGCATTAAAGAGCGGCATAGATAAAGATAAGGAGACTGCAAAATTTATTGAAGAGATGAAGAAGAGGGTTGTTGTTGAAAGATTTTTCAAAAAAGAGATAGATGAAAAGGCAAAGGTCAGTGAAGAAGACCTGAAAAAATATTATAATGAAAATCCTGAAGAGGCAAAAAATCCTGTTGATGTCAGGGTAGCTCATATATTAGTAAAAAGCCGTGAAGAGGCAGATATGATAAAAAATAAAATTAAATCCGGCGCCAAGTTTGAGGATATGGCAAAGGCATACTCCATTGATCATGGAAGTAAGGTAAAGGGTGGAGATTTAGGATTCTTTTCCAAGGGGATGATGGTACCTGAGTTTGAAGATGCAGCATTTAAGTTAAAAAAGGGTGAGGTGAGTGACCTTGTTCAAACCAGATATGGTTTCCACATTATAAAGCTGATAGATAAAAAAGAGGGTAAGGCAAGGGGCTTTGATGAGGTTAAAAAAGATTTGGAAAACAAACTAATAAACAAAAGAAGAAAAGATTCCTTTGATTCTATGGTTGCAGGATTAAAATCAAAGGCAAAGATTACAATAAACGAAGAATTATTAAAACAGGGTTCTCCAGAGATGCCGCAGGGTCATCCGGAAATAAAATAA